The proteins below are encoded in one region of Micromonospora yangpuensis:
- the ilvA gene encoding threonine ammonia-lyase, with translation MTELVGLADVQAARDVLAGVTRVTPLEPSRPLSAALAGPVWLKCENVQRAGSYKVRGAYLRISRLSAAEKARGVVAASAGNHAQGVALAAGLLGTHATVFMPVNAPLPKVAATKGYGAQIELTGANVDEALVAAQAYAERTGAVLIHPFDHRDVIAGQGTVALEILEQCPDVRTIVTGVGGGGLISGIAVAAKALRPDVRVIGVQAASAAAYPPSLAAGEPVPLTAFSTIADGIAVGRPGVITFEHVRKLVDEIVTVTEEDISRALLMLLERGKQVVEPAGAAGVAALLAGAVQVEPPVVAVLSGGNIDPLLMLRVIEHGLAAAGRYLRVTVRCSDRPGQLASLLAEIAEHRANVVDVEHQRANPHLHLGEVEVALSVETRGEEHSEELIGALRASGYQVGFPGLA, from the coding sequence ATGACGGAACTGGTAGGCCTCGCCGACGTGCAGGCGGCCCGGGACGTGCTCGCCGGGGTTACCCGGGTCACCCCGCTGGAGCCCTCCCGGCCGTTGAGCGCGGCGCTCGCCGGTCCGGTCTGGCTCAAGTGCGAGAACGTGCAGCGCGCCGGGTCGTACAAGGTGCGCGGGGCGTACCTGCGGATCTCCCGGCTGTCGGCGGCGGAGAAGGCCCGGGGGGTGGTGGCGGCCAGCGCCGGCAACCACGCCCAGGGGGTCGCGCTCGCCGCCGGGCTGCTCGGCACCCACGCCACGGTCTTCATGCCGGTCAACGCCCCGCTGCCCAAGGTCGCCGCCACCAAGGGGTACGGCGCGCAGATCGAGCTGACCGGCGCGAACGTCGACGAGGCGCTGGTCGCCGCGCAGGCGTACGCCGAACGGACCGGTGCGGTGCTGATCCACCCCTTCGACCACCGGGACGTGATCGCCGGCCAGGGCACCGTGGCGCTGGAGATCCTGGAGCAGTGCCCCGACGTCAGGACCATCGTCACCGGCGTCGGCGGCGGTGGGCTGATCTCCGGGATCGCGGTGGCCGCGAAGGCGCTGCGCCCCGACGTCCGGGTGATCGGCGTGCAGGCGGCGAGCGCCGCGGCGTACCCGCCCTCGCTGGCCGCCGGTGAGCCGGTGCCGCTGACGGCCTTCTCCACCATCGCCGACGGCATCGCGGTCGGCCGACCGGGGGTGATCACCTTCGAGCACGTGCGCAAGCTCGTCGACGAGATCGTCACGGTCACCGAGGAGGACATCTCCCGCGCCCTGCTGATGCTCCTGGAACGGGGCAAGCAGGTGGTCGAGCCGGCCGGGGCGGCCGGCGTGGCCGCGCTGCTGGCCGGCGCGGTGCAGGTCGAGCCACCGGTGGTGGCGGTGCTCTCCGGCGGCAACATCGATCCGCTGCTGATGCTCCGGGTGATCGAGCACGGGCTGGCCGCCGCCGGCCGGTACCTGCGGGTCACCGTCCGCTGCTCGGACCGGCCGGGTCAGCTCGCCTCACTGCTGGCCGAGATCGCCGAGCACCGGGCGAACGTGGTCGACGTGGAACACCAGCGGGCCAACCCGCACCTGCACCTGGGCGAGGTGGAGGTGGCCCTGTCGGTGGAGACCCGGGGGGAGGAGCACTCCGAGGAGCTGATCGGCGCGCTGCGCGCCAGCGGCTACCAGGTCGGCTTCCCCGGCCTGGCCTGA
- the greA gene encoding transcription elongation factor GreA — protein MSTTDNEAPATWLSQDAHDRLKAELDELIAGRPVIAAEINARREEGDLKENGGYHAAREEQGKQEGRIRYLQELLRTAKVGEAPSADAVAPGMVVTIYFDDDQADTETFLLGSREIASTTDLTVYSPESALGQAILGSRSGQTVTYTAPSGADIKVTVVNYEPFSG, from the coding sequence GTGTCCACCACTGACAACGAGGCGCCCGCCACCTGGCTGTCCCAGGACGCGCACGACCGCCTCAAGGCCGAGCTCGACGAGCTGATCGCGGGCCGTCCGGTCATCGCCGCCGAGATCAACGCCCGGCGCGAGGAGGGCGACCTGAAGGAGAACGGCGGCTACCACGCCGCCCGCGAGGAGCAGGGCAAGCAGGAGGGGCGCATCCGCTACCTGCAGGAGCTGTTGCGCACGGCGAAGGTCGGCGAGGCGCCGAGTGCCGACGCGGTCGCCCCCGGCATGGTCGTGACGATCTACTTCGACGACGACCAGGCCGACACCGAGACGTTCCTGCTCGGCTCGCGGGAGATCGCCTCCACCACCGACCTGACCGTCTACAGCCCGGAGTCGGCGCTCGGTCAGGCGATCCTCGGCAGCCGGTCCGGCCAGACCGTCACCTACACCGCGCCGAGCGGGGCCGACATCAAGGTCACCGTGGTCAACTACGAGCCGTTCTCCGGCTGA